Part of the Sulfuriflexus mobilis genome is shown below.
GACCCGCGTGTTGTCGAGATACCGCGGTTGCTGTGGAAATTGATCCTGCATACCGTGATCCTCCGGACCCGTCCGCGTCATGTCGCCAAGGCCTATGCCAAGGTCTGGACCGATGCCGGCTCACCCTTGCTGGCCATCAGCCGTCGCCAGCAGGCGGCACTGCAAAAACACCTGGGAGGGCAAGTCACTGTCGCCCTGGGCATGTGTTATGGCAAACCCTCCATAGCCGAGGCACTGAATGAATTACGCCGGGCCGGGGTCAGGCGTCTGCTGATTCTGCCGCTCTATCCGCAGTATTCTGCCACCACCACGGGCGCAGTGTTCGATGCCGTCGTACGTGAACTGGGTCGGTGGCGCTGGTTACCCGAGTTACGCATGATCAATCATTATCATGATGAGCCGGCCTATATCGAGGCCCTGGCCGCGAGCGTACAGGACTACTGGGCCGAACAGGGTCGTAGCAGTCAACGGCTGATGATGTCTTTTCATGGCTTGCCCAAGGCCTCGCTCGAAGCCGGCGACCCGTATTATTGCGAGTGTCAGAAAACCGCGCGCTTGTTAGCGGAAAAACTGGGCCTGGCGGAGACAGAGTGGAAACTGACCTTCCAGTCCCGTTTTGGACCGGCCGAGTGGTTGCAACCCTATACCGATGAAACCCTGCAGACCTGGGCGCAGACCGGTGTCGATTCGGTGGATACGGTTTGTCCCGGCTTTGCCGCGGACTGCCTGGAGACACTGGAGGAAATGGCCATCCAGAATCGTGACTTGTTTCTGCAACATGGCGGCAGGGAATACCGCTATATCCCGGCACTGAATGACTCGGTAGCACACATCGAGGCCCTGGCCGGGCTACTGCAGCGCCACCTGCAGGGTTGGGGCGTGTCGGCCGATGCGACACAACGCCAGAGACGGCAGCAGCGGGCAAGGTCGCTGGGTGCGCAAAAGTAGGCTAAGTTGCTGAAATACTATAACAATATTTATGGGGCGTGATTACAGGTATTATTCTGCTATTATGTGCGCCGCAGTTTTGACCGATTTAAAGGGATCACTATGTCCAAGAAACACCCGATTGTTGCCGTAACCGGTTCATCCGGTGCGGGTACCACCACCGTAAAGCGTGCCTTTGAGCATATTTTCCACCGTGAGGAGATCAACCCGCTGGTGATCGAGGGTGATAGCTATCACCGCTTCGACCGTGCGGCCATGAAAGAACAGATGGCCAAGGAAGATGCGCGGGGTAACAAGTTCTTCAGCCACTTCGGTGAAAATGCCAATCATTTCGACAAGCTGGCCGAGACCTTTGAGTCCTATTCGAAGAGTGGTAAATGCCAGCGTCGTTATTACCTGCATAGTAGTGAAGAGGCTGCTGAGCACAATGCCCGCCTCGGCACAGACCTGAACCCGGGTCAGTTCACCCCCTGGGAAGACATGAAGGGCAAGACCGACCTGTTGTTCTATGAAGGTCTGCATGGTCTGGCGAAGACAGAAAATAACAATGTTGCCCAGCACGTTGACCTGGGTGTCGGTGTGGTGCCGATTGTAAACCTCGAGTGGATCCAGAAGATCTTCCGTGACAACGCCGAGCGTGGTTACGATGCCGAAGTGATCGTCGATACCATCCTGCGTCGTATGCCGGATTACGTTAACTACATTAC
Proteins encoded:
- a CDS encoding phosphoribulokinase, with translation MSKKHPIVAVTGSSGAGTTTVKRAFEHIFHREEINPLVIEGDSYHRFDRAAMKEQMAKEDARGNKFFSHFGENANHFDKLAETFESYSKSGKCQRRYYLHSSEEAAEHNARLGTDLNPGQFTPWEDMKGKTDLLFYEGLHGLAKTENNNVAQHVDLGVGVVPIVNLEWIQKIFRDNAERGYDAEVIVDTILRRMPDYVNYITPQFSLTDVNFQRVSTVDTSNPFIARDIPTPDESFIVIRFRKPKEFGVDFPHLLNMINGSFMSRPNTIVVPGGKMGFAMELILEPKIQRMLEAKKG
- the hemH gene encoding ferrochelatase; translated protein: MSRYTGTEDFSHEMPDRTGILLCNLGTPEAPTPSAVRRYLAEFLSDPRVVEIPRLLWKLILHTVILRTRPRHVAKAYAKVWTDAGSPLLAISRRQQAALQKHLGGQVTVALGMCYGKPSIAEALNELRRAGVRRLLILPLYPQYSATTTGAVFDAVVRELGRWRWLPELRMINHYHDEPAYIEALAASVQDYWAEQGRSSQRLMMSFHGLPKASLEAGDPYYCECQKTARLLAEKLGLAETEWKLTFQSRFGPAEWLQPYTDETLQTWAQTGVDSVDTVCPGFAADCLETLEEMAIQNRDLFLQHGGREYRYIPALNDSVAHIEALAGLLQRHLQGWGVSADATQRQRRQQRARSLGAQK